Within Eggerthella sp. YY7918, the genomic segment CACGCATGCGAAAAGAAAGGCAGGCCGTTCATGCCTAGCATCCTAACGCGTCCTTTTAGTCTTCTTGCAAATCCGACAATACATTGCCATCGGCTTCCCGACGGCCAACCCCACGTGCACCCCAAGGTTTGCACCAAAAGCCATCCGGGACATCGGGTGATTGCGATTTGCGGTAAGGGAGGCGTCGGCAAAACGGCCTTCAGCGCACTCGCGACACATGCGCTACTTCACCGAGCGGACACAGGCAGGTTACTCGTGGTAGATGCCGACCCCGCTTTTGGATTGGCGTTAGCGCTGGGCCTAGAAACCGACCGAACCATCGCCCATGTCCGAGAGCGTTTGCTTGCGGCCGCACGCGGTACCAGTCAGGAAGCCGAACAGGAAATAGCGCAGAATCTCGACTACCTCATATTCGAATCGCTCATAGAAACCGATGAGTTTGCCTTCCTCGCCATGGGGCGCAGCCAGGATTTGGGCTGTTACTGCTCAGTCAACGACCTTTTGCGCGATGCGATGGAAGTTCTCGCGCAGGAATTCGACACCGTCCTTATCGATGGCGAAGCAGGACTCGAACAAATCAATCGCCAGGTGGTGGCTTCGGTCGATGATCTCATTATCGTAACGGATGGGTCGTTGCGGGGGCAGCGGACCGTTGACTCGGTCGTGGCTATGGCGCAGGAACACGCTCTGGTGCCGAATGATCGCATATACGTGGTTCTTAACTGTCAGGACAAAGATACCGCAAACGCCTATGACACAACGCAGATACCACGACTTTTGGGCTCCATTCCCGCAGACAGCGAGCTTGCCGCTTTCGACCGCGCAGGCACGTCGCTTCTTACGCTTCCGTCGGACAACCCAGCTTCACACGCGGTGCAGCACATCATCGACCATCTGGTCGGGTAGCCGTTCGGATGCCTATAAGCCTACGGGGAAACAGAAGCGGCAGAGAGCGGGGCCGACGCACCAGATACCGCAGCATAAAACCATGGGGTCGATGCCCATGCTGAAGCCACGCGATTCGCTCTCTTGCTGATAGGCCTGACCAACCTGCTGGAACCGCTGATGAGCACGTTGATAGTCAAGATTGCCCGGCTCCATTTCGACTGCACGTCTAATGTACTCGAGCGCCAAAAGAGCATTGCCCGCACCGTCATTGGCAAGCGCGCTTAGGTAGTACCAGCGTGCCGTGCGAGAACCTGTCGCGACGGCGTCCAGCAGCTCGACGGCATACCGATAGCGCCCTGCATTCATGGCATCCACGGCGGCACGCATCTGAGGGTTGTCGCCCGCGGATGCCTCCGGATGGATGGGCTGATGGCCCATACCGCCGAAACCGAATAGGTCATCGAAGTCGATGACCGTCCAGCCATACGGCCCATCGGTTCCGTAGGGGCTTCCGGTACCGTAGCCATACCCGTATCCCTGCGCGGTGGGGTCCGCACCGCTTGCCGCCGCCGCACGTCGGTCGCTTGCCGCATACTTCTCGGGATTCACGATACGATCATACGCTTCGTTGATCTTGTTCATACGCTCGGCAGCATCCGGATCGTTCGGATTAAGGTCGGGATGATTCTCGCGCGCCTTTTTTCGGTACGCTTTCTTCACCTCATCCAACGATGCGCTGCGGCTCACGCCCAA encodes:
- a CDS encoding AAA family ATPase → MPSILTRPFSLLANPTIHCHRLPDGQPHVHPKVCTKSHPGHRVIAICGKGGVGKTAFSALATHALLHRADTGRLLVVDADPAFGLALALGLETDRTIAHVRERLLAAARGTSQEAEQEIAQNLDYLIFESLIETDEFAFLAMGRSQDLGCYCSVNDLLRDAMEVLAQEFDTVLIDGEAGLEQINRQVVASVDDLIIVTDGSLRGQRTVDSVVAMAQEHALVPNDRIYVVLNCQDKDTANAYDTTQIPRLLGSIPADSELAAFDRAGTSLLTLPSDNPASHAVQHIIDHLVG
- a CDS encoding DnaJ domain-containing protein, yielding MTEDPYDVLGVSRSASLDEVKKAYRKKARENHPDLNPNDPDAAERMNKINEAYDRIVNPEKYAASDRRAAAASGADPTAQGYGYGYGTGSPYGTDGPYGWTVIDFDDLFGFGGMGHQPIHPEASAGDNPQMRAAVDAMNAGRYRYAVELLDAVATGSRTARWYYLSALANDGAGNALLALEYIRRAVEMEPGNLDYQRAHQRFQQVGQAYQQESESRGFSMGIDPMVLCCGIWCVGPALCRFCFPVGL